A genome region from Stenotrophomonas maltophilia includes the following:
- a CDS encoding membrane protein has translation MAAGPTKNREKLLDDLLSLGRNWALAIAIAGAGAAVHYSESVFEAGLWRGLLPTICFLVAIIWIVLSIIRFDLTLQQHFERKRTRWLSRLLYVVLLGTGVTAVFFVTELAANNHIARMCDSVANEPASRIHRSAECQRLYQHRAAYRQRLESAEGEFD, from the coding sequence CGATGATCTGCTCTCGCTGGGCCGCAACTGGGCACTGGCGATCGCCATCGCCGGTGCCGGCGCAGCGGTCCATTACAGCGAGTCGGTGTTCGAAGCAGGACTCTGGCGCGGCCTGCTGCCCACGATCTGCTTCCTCGTCGCAATCATCTGGATCGTGCTCAGCATCATCCGCTTCGACCTGACCCTCCAGCAGCACTTCGAGCGCAAGCGCACGCGCTGGCTCAGCCGCCTGCTCTATGTCGTGCTGCTCGGCACCGGCGTCACTGCCGTGTTCTTCGTCACCGAGCTTGCGGCCAACAACCACATCGCGCGGATGTGCGACTCGGTGGCCAACGAACCGGCCAGCCGGATCCACCGGTCCGCCGAGTGCCAGCGCCTGTACCAGCACCGGGCGGCGTACCGGCAGCGACTGGAATCGGCGGAGGGCGAGTTCGACTGA